The Tindallia californiensis genome segment CAAGAATAGGGCGTATCGATTCTTTGTTCATAAAGTTCACTGGATGTTGAATGCATTCCAAAATCCCACGATCTTCCTCTGTTCTATCTTCTTCTTTTTTACTTTTAATTTTCGCTGCCAGGGCTTTCATCATCATTTTATGGATAAACTTTTGTTTTTGATGATCATAAGCTCCACGCAATAAGAAGAAATTAACTTTCCCCTTCATTTCTGCTGTCACATTTGCCTCCATGACTTCATGAATAACTTTCTCCACCACTGGCGAAAGACCCACGGCGCATATGATTATTCTTTTTTCTTTTATCTGATCGTAGATTTCTTGAAAGGTTTTCATACCGTTGATCCCAGCAGCATAAAGACCACCGCCAAACACTATGACATCATACTTTTGCAACTCTTCAGCTTTTATTTTATCCAGCTCAAAACAGTCTCCGTCCGTTTCTTCGACAATCCACTCGGCATATTGCTTTGTACTGCCATAAAAGCTTTTATAAAGGACAACTACCCGTTTGTTCTCTTTCTTTTCCATTGTCTCTCCCCCATTATAAAATACTCACAAAGACTCCCTCTTCTTCAAGAGGGAGTCTGAGTCCTTATATCCAAAATACGATACAACGCTCTAAAAGAGTTTTATCTCTTAGCTGCTAACTGTAAACGAATATCTAGATTCATATGTTTGAAGTAGTTTTCCCAGCTTTGCCATTCCTTCACGAATTTTTTCAGGAGGCACAGCTCCAAAGCTTAGTCTCATACAGTTTCTTCCCTTTCCGCCACCTTCTGTAAAAAATCCTTCTCCTGCGACATAAGCCACCTTTACCTCCGGGTTTGTAGTAGCTTCTACTAACAATTCTGTGGTATTAATATTCTTTGGCAACTCAGCCCAAGTAAACAGCCCACCATCCGGTTGAGTTCTTCTTGTTCCTTCCGGAAAATAACGGTCAATCGCATCCAGCATCGTATCTCTTCTGATTCGATGAACGGCACATAAGTTTCGATGATGTTCCTGATAATGTCCTTTTTTAAAGAACTCAGCACATATAATCTGTGGCAAAATAGATGTGTGAGAATTAGTGGCGCTTTTTGCATCTGCCAGTTTATTGATGATTCTTTCATTTGCCACCAAATACCCCAGTCGGCTTCCGGGTGAAAAGATTTTGGAAAAACTATTCGCCATTACCACATGACCTGTCGTATCAAATGCTTTTACCGGTGGTAACTCTACTCCATTATAACGGATATCTCTATAAGGATCATCCTCTAAAAGAACAATATCATACTCACTCGCTAATTGAGCTGCTTTTTTTCTTCTATCTAAAGACAATGTAATTCCCGTAGGATTCTGAAACGTAGGGATTAGGTACATCATTTTAGGATTGTATTTTTTGATTTTTGCTTCTAAATCTTCCATATTCATCCCGTTTTCGTCGGTTTCCACAGCAATGCACCTTGCCTGAAACATGTCAAAAATTTCGATAGAATGGACAAAGGTTGGAGATTCCACTAAGATAATGTCTCCCGGATCAATAAACACCTGGCACATTAAATTCATTGCCTCTAGCCCACCGGATAATATCATCGCATTATCAACCGATAGTTTAACCCCTTTCGGTCTAACTAGGTCTGATACAACGACTTCTCGGAGATCCTTCACACCCATCACAGGACCATAGGAAAGGGCTTCTACTCCCCTACCTTCTCTTTGCATAATGTCTTGGGTTAGTTCATGAATGATTTCTACTGGTAGGCATTCCTGAGCGATGGCTCCACCGCTAAAAGAAATAACTTCCGGATCATTCATTGCACCGAATAGATTTCTTATCACAGCAGCTGATTTTTCCATTGAATGCATACGTTTGGCAAATTTAGACATACGTTTGGCCCCTTTTCCTGCAGTTTTTTCTCAATAGAAATCTTATCTCTATTATCTGCGTAATTATAATCAATGATTCTACATGATAAAAAGAGGAATGTCAACACAGAAAAGACAAATGTCTTTTCTGAAAGCATTATCAAAAACTTAAAAGCTTCCAAAAGGGAAGCTTTTAAGTTTTCTAACCGTTTTTCTTGTTTATTCGGATTGATTTTTAGGTGCTTCTTGGCGTCTTAATAGGTTTGGTAAACCTCTAGATTTTTTCTTAACAATTCTGGTGTATCCAGCTCATAAGGACACTTTTCTTTACATTGATTACACTGAGTACATTGTTCAATCATAAGCATTTTTCGCTTCCATTCATCCGTAGAAGTCATAGAGTTCGGTGCTCTTCTCAGTAATAGAGACATTCGTGCACATTGAGGGATATCAATATCCACAGGACAGGGAAGGCAGTATCCACAGGCACGGCAAAAATCACCCATCAGCTCTTCCCGATCCCTTTCAATAATGCTTTCAATCCTCTCATTTAATACTGGTGATGCTTTTTGATATTGAAGGAATTCTTCCAGCTCTCTTTCTTTTTGAATACCCCAAATTGGTAATACATGATCAAACTGACCTATGTATGCATACGCTGCATCTGAATGATGAATAAGTCCTCCCGCTAAAGCTTTCATCGCAATAAAACCAACATCCTTTTCTTTACACTGATGCACCAGATCAATTTCTCGTTGATCTGCGAGATAGCTGAACGGAAACTGAAGCGTATCATACAACCCGGATTTCAGAGCTTCCTGTGCAACGGCCAAGCGATGATTTGTTATTCCAATAAAACGAATTTTGCCCTGATTTTTCGCTTCTTCCATTGCTTCATAAAGACCACTGCCATCTTCTGGTGCAGGGCAAAATGCAGGTGTGTGAAACTGATAAATATCGATATAGTCTGTTTTCAAATTTTCCAAGCTGGTATGCAAGTCTTCCCAGAAATCCCTTGTGTTTTTAGCCATGGTTTTGCTGGCAATAATGATTTTGTGTCTCTTGTCACTTAGCGCTCTGGCAATCTTTTCTTCACTATCACTATACATTCTTGCGGTATCATAAAAATCGATTCCCTGCTGAAAAGCTTTTTTGAGTAGTAAATCTGATTCTTCATAAGAAATGCGTTGAATTGGCAAAGCTCCAAATCCATTTTTTTGAACAATGATATTTGTTTTTCCAAGTCTTACTTTTTTCATGCTTGACGACTCCTTTCTACTATATTCCTTAAAGTTATGGCAAATTCTGCCGGCTTTTCAATCATTGTAAAATGTCCGGATTTAATGTTTCGATGTATGTTTTCTTCAGGCAAATGATCAAATCCATATTTCTTTATCACTTTTTCCTGTAGTGTTTCACTCGGGGCTAAACTACGACTTAGAATTAGGTGGATTGGAATCTGTACGTTTTTTACTTTTTCATGTAATTCTGTATACAAAAGACTTTTCATATAACAAAGGTAAGCACGTCTATCGGTTTCTTTGCAAGTGGCTACCAATTGATGATATAAATCCATATCACCGGTCATATGAGCATATTGCTTTTCGATGGCTTTATCAAAATTTTTGTTAAGTGTGTTCATCACCATACGTTTTAGAATCCAAAAACGAATTTGCCTGGTAGGTGTATCCAAAAGCACCAGTTTTTCTGCCTGTTTTGGTTGTTTT includes the following:
- a CDS encoding flavodoxin domain-containing protein, giving the protein MEKKENKRVVVLYKSFYGSTKQYAEWIVEETDGDCFELDKIKAEELQKYDVIVFGGGLYAAGINGMKTFQEIYDQIKEKRIIICAVGLSPVVEKVIHEVMEANVTAEMKGKVNFFLLRGAYDHQKQKFIHKMMMKALAAKIKSKKEEDRTEEDRGILECIQHPVNFMNKESIRPILDSIH
- a CDS encoding aldo/keto reductase, encoding MKKVRLGKTNIIVQKNGFGALPIQRISYEESDLLLKKAFQQGIDFYDTARMYSDSEEKIARALSDKRHKIIIASKTMAKNTRDFWEDLHTSLENLKTDYIDIYQFHTPAFCPAPEDGSGLYEAMEEAKNQGKIRFIGITNHRLAVAQEALKSGLYDTLQFPFSYLADQREIDLVHQCKEKDVGFIAMKALAGGLIHHSDAAYAYIGQFDHVLPIWGIQKERELEEFLQYQKASPVLNERIESIIERDREELMGDFCRACGYCLPCPVDIDIPQCARMSLLLRRAPNSMTSTDEWKRKMLMIEQCTQCNQCKEKCPYELDTPELLRKNLEVYQTY
- a CDS encoding aminotransferase-like domain-containing protein: MSKFAKRMHSMEKSAAVIRNLFGAMNDPEVISFSGGAIAQECLPVEIIHELTQDIMQREGRGVEALSYGPVMGVKDLREVVVSDLVRPKGVKLSVDNAMILSGGLEAMNLMCQVFIDPGDIILVESPTFVHSIEIFDMFQARCIAVETDENGMNMEDLEAKIKKYNPKMMYLIPTFQNPTGITLSLDRRKKAAQLASEYDIVLLEDDPYRDIRYNGVELPPVKAFDTTGHVVMANSFSKIFSPGSRLGYLVANERIINKLADAKSATNSHTSILPQIICAEFFKKGHYQEHHRNLCAVHRIRRDTMLDAIDRYFPEGTRRTQPDGGLFTWAELPKNINTTELLVEATTNPEVKVAYVAGEGFFTEGGGKGRNCMRLSFGAVPPEKIREGMAKLGKLLQTYESRYSFTVSS
- a CDS encoding alpha/beta fold hydrolase translates to MTKKLEFQRQGEGPTILFLHGLGSNKQCWKDTIEKLKADFHCVTLDLYGHGENRDVPDQPNLETTAEEIVQMLQMVKWKPSAIVGHSLGGMLALMIELKQPKQAEKLVLLDTPTRQIRFWILKRMVMNTLNKNFDKAIEKQYAHMTGDMDLYHQLVATCKETDRRAYLCYMKSLLYTELHEKVKNVQIPIHLILSRSLAPSETLQEKVIKKYGFDHLPEENIHRNIKSGHFTMIEKPAEFAITLRNIVERSRQA